One genomic window of Comamonas serinivorans includes the following:
- a CDS encoding Bug family tripartite tricarboxylate transporter substrate binding protein codes for MTSTPISRRAVMALGAAALSTAALPARAADAYPSRPLKLIVPFPPGGQTDALGRALGNYISKELGQPVIVDNKPGANTHIGLEQLLRDPADGYSMLIAGAPSFIQNPLLLKNITYDPKKDIQLLLPVTDMPMMMVVPANHPAKTVKEFIALAKASPGKLTFGSTGTGGSVHLSTELFEQMARIDLTHVPYKGSAPAMSDLLTGRIDVMFDGPTTSLPHVRAGKLRLLGITSRDRASFVPEGVPIIESLPGYQSTLWFGIITRQGIPDEAGKRLKAAVDKALLDPAFQKQVTDLGNLPRKPMTHEQIASFLASEDRRWTDLIKSRNIHLE; via the coding sequence ATGACATCCACCCCCATCTCCCGCCGCGCCGTGATGGCGCTCGGCGCTGCCGCCCTGTCCACCGCTGCGCTGCCGGCGCGCGCGGCCGACGCCTACCCGAGCCGGCCGCTCAAGCTCATCGTGCCCTTTCCGCCTGGCGGCCAGACCGATGCGCTGGGCCGCGCGCTGGGCAACTACATCAGCAAGGAGCTGGGCCAGCCGGTCATCGTGGACAACAAGCCCGGCGCCAACACCCACATCGGGCTGGAGCAGCTGCTGCGCGACCCGGCCGACGGCTACAGCATGCTGATCGCCGGTGCGCCCTCGTTCATCCAGAACCCGCTGCTGCTCAAGAACATCACCTACGACCCCAAGAAGGACATCCAGCTGCTGCTGCCGGTGACCGACATGCCCATGATGATGGTCGTGCCCGCCAACCACCCGGCCAAGACGGTCAAGGAGTTCATCGCCCTGGCCAAGGCCAGCCCCGGCAAGCTGACCTTCGGCTCGACGGGCACCGGCGGCTCGGTGCACCTGTCGACCGAGCTGTTCGAGCAAATGGCCAGGATCGACCTGACCCACGTGCCCTACAAGGGCAGCGCCCCGGCCATGTCCGACCTGCTGACCGGCCGCATCGACGTGATGTTCGACGGCCCGACCACCAGCTTGCCGCACGTGCGGGCCGGCAAGCTGCGGCTGCTCGGCATCACCAGCAGGGACCGCGCCTCCTTCGTGCCCGAGGGCGTGCCCATCATCGAGAGCCTGCCGGGTTACCAGAGCACGCTGTGGTTCGGCATCATCACGCGCCAGGGCATCCCCGACGAAGCGGGCAAGCGCCTCAAGGCCGCCGTCGACAAGGCGCTGCTCGACCCCGCCTTTCAAAAGCAGGTGACGGACCTGGGCAACCTGCCGCGCAAGCCGATGACGCACGAGCAGATCGCCAGCTTCCTGGCCAGCGAAGACCGCCGCTGGACCGACCTCATCAAGAGTCGCAACATCCACCTGGAGTAA
- a CDS encoding AMP-binding protein, producing the protein MSAPASLPASLAQHHATVHPYAGLDFNWLLDSRSSAHPDKTFLTWEPFQQADGSEGQAKAYTYAAFRDHVLATARALLAQGVKAGDTVLIHLDNCPEFLFAWCACARLGAVAVTTNTRSAPDELDYFASHSQAVGVISQTGLADRLPLGASSGLGWVVLLDDIGQQQTVPAQLPAHLTWAQFIARGEGRELPALPADPERSMSVQYTSGTTSRPKGVLFTHANALFSGRQNALHEGLQADDVHMIQMPLFHLNALGYSFLASLWAGASIVLQPRFSASRFWPVAVRNRCTWGSMVPFCLRAIHAQGPAPQHHFRMWGMGARDVPMALELGVQTLSWYGMTETISHAICSMPGLPSPLGSIGWASPAYDIRVLNDDGTPTAMGQTGHLRVRGRRGVSLFKEYLNNPEATASSFDEHGFFITGDRITLLPNGCMQFADRDKDMLKVGGENVAASEIERVIATVPGVAEAAIVGLKDPLRDELPVAFVLSTLPQAEHADLIERVLSTCRAKLADFKVPVQVHVVDELPRGTLEKVSKVTLRQRLQPAA; encoded by the coding sequence ATGTCCGCCCCAGCCTCCCTGCCCGCTTCCCTCGCCCAGCACCACGCCACGGTTCACCCCTACGCCGGGCTGGACTTCAACTGGCTGCTCGACTCGCGCAGCAGCGCCCACCCCGACAAGACCTTCCTGACCTGGGAGCCCTTCCAGCAGGCCGACGGCAGCGAAGGCCAGGCCAAGGCCTACACCTATGCCGCCTTCCGCGACCACGTGCTGGCCACGGCGCGCGCGCTGCTCGCGCAAGGGGTGAAGGCCGGTGACACGGTGCTCATCCACCTGGACAACTGCCCCGAATTCCTCTTCGCCTGGTGCGCCTGCGCGCGCCTCGGTGCCGTCGCCGTCACCACCAACACGCGCAGCGCACCCGACGAGCTGGACTACTTCGCCAGCCACAGCCAGGCCGTGGGCGTGATCAGCCAGACCGGCCTGGCCGACCGCCTGCCGCTGGGCGCCAGCTCGGGCCTGGGCTGGGTCGTGCTGCTGGACGACATCGGCCAGCAGCAGACGGTGCCGGCCCAGCTGCCCGCCCACCTCACCTGGGCGCAGTTCATCGCCCGCGGCGAGGGTCGCGAGCTGCCAGCGCTGCCGGCCGACCCCGAGCGCAGCATGTCGGTGCAGTACACCTCGGGCACGACCTCGCGTCCCAAGGGCGTGCTGTTCACGCATGCCAACGCGCTGTTCTCGGGTCGGCAGAACGCGCTGCACGAGGGCCTGCAGGCGGACGACGTGCACATGATCCAGATGCCGCTGTTCCACCTCAACGCCCTGGGCTACTCCTTCCTGGCCTCGCTCTGGGCCGGCGCCTCCATCGTGCTGCAGCCGCGCTTTTCGGCCAGCCGCTTCTGGCCCGTGGCCGTGCGCAACCGCTGCACCTGGGGCTCGATGGTGCCGTTCTGCCTGCGCGCCATCCACGCCCAGGGCCCGGCGCCGCAGCACCATTTCCGCATGTGGGGCATGGGCGCGCGCGACGTGCCCATGGCGCTGGAGCTGGGCGTGCAGACCCTGAGCTGGTACGGCATGACCGAAACCATCTCGCACGCGATCTGCTCCATGCCCGGCCTGCCCTCGCCGCTGGGCTCCATCGGCTGGGCCTCGCCGGCGTACGACATCCGCGTGCTGAACGACGACGGCACGCCCACGGCCATGGGCCAGACCGGCCACCTGCGCGTGCGCGGCCGCCGCGGCGTGTCGCTGTTCAAGGAGTACCTGAACAACCCCGAAGCCACGGCCAGCTCGTTCGACGAACACGGTTTCTTCATCACCGGTGACCGCATCACGCTGCTGCCGAACGGCTGCATGCAGTTCGCCGACCGCGACAAGGACATGCTGAAGGTGGGCGGCGAAAACGTGGCCGCCTCCGAGATCGAACGCGTCATCGCCACCGTGCCGGGTGTGGCCGAGGCCGCCATCGTCGGCCTGAAAGACCCGCTGCGCGACGAGCTGCCCGTGGCCTTCGTGCTGTCCACGCTGCCGCAGGCCGAGCACGCCGACCTGATCGAGCGCGTGCTGAGCACCTGCCGCGCCAAGCTGGCCGATTTCAAGGTGCCGGTTCAGGTGCACGTGGTGGACGAGCTGCCCCG
- a CDS encoding SDR family NAD(P)-dependent oxidoreductase, translated as MDQFQDKVAVITGAGSGFGREFARDGAAKGMKLVLADIDEAALQETAQLVRAQGASVVTRRTDVSKAAEVQALADLTLAEFGQVNLLFNNAGVALSGLCWEGSDTDWQWLMGVNLYGVVNGLNAFVPHMLKAAQADPAYQAHIVNTASMASLTAAPTLGIYTTSKYAVMGLSQTLWQELSLLTQQVRCSVLCPWFVATGINNSQRVRPAELARATPSRPSGSLLNQGVAAGTIDAADVSRMTYDAVSEGRFYVFTHPQMVENTRPRFEGMLTGANPAELYAAQPEMRAALRASLS; from the coding sequence ATGGATCAATTTCAGGACAAGGTCGCCGTCATCACCGGCGCAGGCTCGGGATTTGGACGCGAGTTCGCACGCGACGGCGCGGCGAAGGGCATGAAGCTGGTGTTGGCCGACATCGACGAAGCGGCGCTGCAGGAGACGGCGCAGCTCGTGCGTGCGCAGGGCGCCTCGGTGGTCACGCGCCGCACCGACGTGTCCAAGGCCGCCGAGGTGCAGGCCCTGGCCGATTTGACGCTGGCCGAGTTCGGACAGGTGAACCTGCTGTTCAACAACGCCGGCGTGGCGCTGAGCGGCCTGTGCTGGGAAGGCAGCGACACCGACTGGCAATGGTTGATGGGCGTGAACCTGTACGGCGTGGTGAACGGGCTGAACGCCTTCGTGCCGCACATGCTGAAGGCGGCCCAGGCGGACCCGGCCTACCAGGCGCACATCGTCAACACGGCCTCCATGGCCTCGCTGACGGCGGCACCGACTCTGGGCATCTACACCACCTCCAAGTACGCCGTGATGGGCCTGAGTCAGACCCTGTGGCAGGAGCTGAGCCTGCTGACCCAGCAGGTGCGCTGCTCGGTGCTGTGCCCCTGGTTCGTGGCCACAGGCATCAACAACTCGCAGCGCGTGCGGCCGGCCGAGCTGGCCCGCGCCACGCCCAGCCGCCCCAGCGGCAGCCTGCTCAACCAGGGCGTGGCGGCCGGCACCATCGACGCGGCCGACGTCTCGCGCATGACCTATGACGCCGTGAGCGAGGGGCGCTTCTACGTCTTCACGCACCCGCAGATGGTCGAGAACACGCGGCCGCGCTTTGAAGGCATGCTCACCGGCGCCAACCCGGCCGAGCTGTATGCGGCCCAGCCCGAGATGCGCGCCGCCTTGCGGGCCAGCCTGAGCTGA